In a genomic window of Nocardiopsis mwathae:
- a CDS encoding helix-turn-helix domain-containing protein, whose translation MQGNRSRWIRIGKQIRAFRERAGVSQEDLAKAVGISPAMLSAMERGARGIKREHTRHLDRELNTGGALTELWDRLSESALAPGYQDAAELERAASEIWEFHQMVVPGLLQTEEYARHILRTGLPRDTPDSIEELVQIRMKRQELLKSDEAPALVFVLDESVLRRPTGGREIMARQLANLLEKSQRPKVAIQVIPFATTDHPGLSEAFELFKVPGQGVILYLETRREGTIVHDLDAVDDYSRLFGDLRGAALPLDATRQLIATVQGEFS comes from the coding sequence GTGCAGGGAAACAGGAGTCGCTGGATCCGGATTGGCAAGCAGATCCGCGCATTCCGCGAACGAGCTGGTGTTTCGCAGGAGGACCTAGCGAAGGCGGTTGGGATCTCGCCAGCCATGCTCAGTGCAATGGAACGCGGCGCACGGGGGATCAAAAGGGAGCATACGAGGCACCTTGATCGCGAGCTCAACACAGGCGGTGCACTGACAGAGCTGTGGGATCGGTTGTCGGAGTCTGCTCTAGCCCCTGGCTACCAAGACGCTGCGGAACTAGAGCGCGCTGCGTCGGAGATCTGGGAATTCCACCAGATGGTTGTGCCCGGCCTGCTGCAGACGGAGGAGTACGCCCGACACATTCTGAGGACGGGACTTCCTCGTGACACTCCTGATTCGATCGAGGAACTCGTGCAAATTCGCATGAAGCGTCAGGAACTTCTTAAGTCGGACGAAGCTCCTGCCCTCGTCTTCGTCCTAGACGAGTCGGTTCTGCGCAGGCCAACAGGCGGACGAGAGATCATGGCACGTCAGTTGGCGAACCTTCTTGAGAAATCGCAACGCCCCAAGGTCGCGATCCAAGTCATCCCATTCGCCACAACCGACCACCCTGGGCTGAGTGAAGCCTTCGAACTCTTCAAGGTCCCTGGCCAGGGGGTCATCCTGTACCTGGAAACTCGACGGGAGGGCACAATCGTGCACGATCTCGACGCAGTGGACGACTACTCTCGACTCTTCGGAGATCTACGCGGTGCAGCCCTCCCCCTGGATGCAACCCGCCAACTCATCGCGACCGTACAAGGAGAGTTCTCGTGA
- a CDS encoding ATP-binding protein, with protein sequence MAFYTRSFPGVPEQVAEARHWAEDVLTTAVHGPGTPDETTATAVLLLSELCTNAIRHTHTGRQGGRFTVSLVLTPGQLEARVADNGAADSAPRLLSTGPDAEQGRGLHLVRHFADHTGPLPQGCGVFFRLAWATTSSAPTPARAGVKGEDR encoded by the coding sequence ATGGCTTTCTACACCCGTAGCTTCCCCGGGGTGCCCGAGCAGGTCGCCGAGGCACGCCACTGGGCCGAGGACGTGTTGACCACCGCCGTGCACGGCCCCGGCACCCCGGACGAGACCACCGCAACCGCCGTGCTCCTCCTGTCCGAGCTGTGCACCAACGCCATCCGCCACACCCACACCGGCCGCCAGGGCGGACGCTTCACCGTCAGCCTGGTACTGACACCCGGGCAACTGGAAGCCCGCGTTGCCGACAACGGCGCCGCCGACAGCGCGCCCCGCCTGCTGTCCACCGGCCCCGACGCAGAGCAGGGCAGGGGGCTGCACCTGGTCCGGCACTTCGCCGACCACACCGGCCCCCTGCCCCAGGGATGCGGCGTGTTCTTCCGCCTCGCCTGGGCCACCACCAGCAGCGCCCCCACCCCCGCCCGAGCAGGTGTAAAGGGGGAGGACCGGTGA
- a CDS encoding helix-turn-helix domain-containing protein translates to MAATAPAARRPLTRTDRLVITTCFDAGASIERIATATRRSQNTVRRVLKESGRSIRHRPRTRPDVTTEECARLYAEGRSCPQIAELLDTSTSTVFNRLQEAGIPRRPPGRHRAPASRTTGSAHATRPRPALSAPVELLTTAEVADLFNVRTRAVRDWTRQGRVPVIYTPGGRPRYPAEQIRQLIKESRP, encoded by the coding sequence ATGGCAGCCACCGCCCCCGCAGCGCGCCGCCCCCTCACCCGCACCGACCGATTAGTGATCACCACGTGCTTCGACGCGGGCGCGTCCATCGAACGCATCGCCACCGCAACCCGCCGCTCCCAGAACACCGTGCGCCGGGTGCTCAAGGAGTCCGGCCGCAGCATCCGGCACCGCCCCCGCACCCGCCCCGACGTCACCACCGAGGAATGCGCCCGACTCTACGCCGAGGGCCGCAGCTGCCCCCAGATCGCCGAGCTTCTGGACACAAGCACCAGCACCGTGTTCAACCGGCTCCAGGAGGCAGGCATCCCGCGCCGCCCGCCGGGCCGCCACCGGGCACCGGCATCCCGCACCACGGGCAGCGCCCACGCAACCCGGCCCCGCCCCGCCCTGAGTGCCCCGGTCGAGCTACTGACCACGGCCGAGGTCGCCGACCTCTTCAACGTGCGCACGCGCGCGGTACGGGACTGGACCCGCCAGGGCCGTGTGCCGGTCATCTACACACCCGGCGGACGCCCCCGCTACCCAGCAGAGCAGATCCGCCAGCTCATCAAGGAGAGCAGGCCATGA
- the typA gene encoding translational GTPase TypA, whose amino-acid sequence MSSATHAEGSARRADLRNVAIVAHVDHGKTTLVDAMLWQSGAFRANQDVDDRVMDSNDLEREKGITILAKNTAVHYTSPEGEDVVINIIDTPGHADFGGEVERGLSMVDGVVLLVDASEGPLPQTRFVLRKALAAKLPVILVINKVDRPDSRIAEVVDDTYELFMDLDADESQIDFPIVYACAMDGSASLNRPDNGGRPDNDDLTPLFRTILDTIPAPEYQPGAPLQAHVTNLDASPFLGRLALCRVRQGEIAKGQQVAWIRGDGETQQVKITELLMTEALERKPAEKAGPGDIIAIAGIPDIMIGETLADVEDPRPLPLIKVDEPAISMTIGINTSPLVGKVKGGKVTARLVKDRLDRELVGNVSLRVLPTDRPDTWEVQGRGELALAILVEQMRREGYEITVGKPQVVTRQVDGKLHEPVERLTVDAPEEYLGTITQLLSVRKGRMEQMTNHGTGWVRMDWLVPSRGLIGFRTEFLTETRGTGIAHHVFESFEPWFGELRTRPNGVLVADRAGQAVAFAMFNLQERGTLFVEPGTEVYEGMIVGENSRSDDMDVNITKEKKLTNMRSSTGDELVRLVPPRKLSLEQALEFCREDECVEVTPDAVRIRKVVLDQKERGRITANKKRGN is encoded by the coding sequence ATGTCCAGCGCCACGCACGCCGAAGGCTCCGCCCGCCGGGCCGACCTCCGAAACGTCGCCATCGTCGCCCACGTCGACCACGGCAAGACCACCCTCGTCGACGCGATGCTCTGGCAGTCGGGAGCCTTCCGGGCCAACCAGGACGTCGACGACCGGGTCATGGACTCCAACGACCTGGAGCGCGAGAAGGGCATCACCATTCTCGCGAAGAACACCGCCGTCCACTACACCTCGCCCGAGGGCGAGGACGTCGTCATCAACATCATCGACACCCCCGGCCACGCCGACTTCGGCGGTGAGGTCGAGCGCGGGCTGTCCATGGTCGACGGCGTCGTGCTCCTGGTCGACGCCAGCGAGGGCCCGCTCCCGCAGACCCGCTTCGTGCTGCGCAAGGCGCTGGCCGCAAAGCTCCCGGTGATCCTCGTCATCAACAAGGTCGACCGGCCCGACAGCCGGATCGCCGAGGTGGTCGACGACACCTACGAGCTCTTCATGGACCTCGACGCCGACGAGTCGCAGATCGACTTCCCGATCGTCTACGCCTGTGCCATGGACGGCTCGGCATCCCTCAACCGCCCGGACAACGGCGGCCGACCGGACAACGACGACCTCACCCCGCTGTTCCGCACCATCCTCGACACCATCCCGGCCCCGGAGTACCAGCCGGGGGCGCCGCTGCAGGCCCACGTCACCAACCTCGACGCCTCGCCGTTCCTCGGCCGCCTGGCGCTGTGCCGGGTGCGCCAGGGTGAGATCGCCAAGGGCCAGCAGGTCGCCTGGATCCGCGGTGACGGCGAGACCCAGCAGGTCAAGATCACCGAGCTGCTGATGACCGAGGCGCTGGAGCGCAAGCCCGCCGAGAAGGCCGGGCCGGGCGACATCATCGCCATCGCCGGTATCCCCGACATCATGATCGGCGAGACCCTGGCCGACGTCGAGGACCCGCGTCCGCTCCCGCTGATCAAGGTCGACGAGCCCGCGATCTCCATGACGATCGGCATCAACACCTCGCCGCTCGTCGGCAAGGTCAAGGGCGGCAAGGTCACCGCGCGCCTGGTCAAGGACCGCCTCGACCGTGAGCTCGTCGGCAACGTCAGCCTGCGCGTGCTGCCGACCGACCGCCCCGACACCTGGGAGGTGCAGGGCCGCGGTGAGCTCGCGCTGGCCATCCTCGTCGAGCAGATGCGCAGAGAGGGCTACGAGATCACCGTCGGCAAGCCGCAGGTGGTCACCCGCCAGGTCGACGGCAAGCTGCACGAGCCCGTCGAGCGCTTGACCGTGGACGCGCCCGAGGAGTACCTGGGCACCATCACCCAGCTGCTCAGCGTCCGCAAGGGCCGCATGGAGCAGATGACCAACCACGGCACGGGCTGGGTCCGGATGGACTGGCTGGTCCCCTCGCGCGGGCTCATCGGCTTCCGCACCGAGTTCCTCACCGAGACGCGCGGAACCGGCATCGCGCACCACGTCTTCGAGTCCTTCGAGCCGTGGTTCGGCGAGCTGCGCACCCGCCCGAACGGTGTGCTGGTCGCCGACCGCGCCGGCCAGGCGGTCGCCTTCGCCATGTTCAACCTGCAGGAGCGCGGCACCCTGTTCGTGGAGCCCGGTACCGAGGTGTACGAGGGCATGATCGTCGGTGAGAACTCGCGCTCCGACGACATGGACGTCAACATCACCAAGGAGAAGAAGCTCACGAACATGCGCTCGTCCACCGGTGACGAGCTGGTGCGCCTGGTTCCGCCGCGCAAGCTCTCCCTGGAGCAGGCGCTGGAGTTCTGCCGCGAGGACGAGTGCGTCGAGGTCACCCCCGACGCCGTCCGCATCCGCAAGGTCGTCCTCGACCAGAAGGAGCGCGGCCGCATCACCGCCAACAAGAAGCGCGGCAACTAG
- a CDS encoding iron-siderophore ABC transporter substrate-binding protein, with amino-acid sequence MPTQSARSPLRATARLPLIAAAAAATTLIATGCGAGTTDTGPGSANGDWTPVTIEHAFGSTEIDRAPERIVTVGWSDEATLLELGIVPVGMAASTYGDEDGYLPWDLEKIDELGADKPELFGADDGIPAEQVANLAPDLILGVQSGMQESEYKQLSEIAPTVPYLGEPWMTDWQEQTLAIGEAVGRKDDAQRIVDSTTEYIAGLAADHPEFEGTTFAMGMPMLDSGSLAFVTEGDQRYEVMKQLGFTPADFHDSALSVEDGRFYGLLSLEDADQVDADVLVMWFGTEKERGDLDGNDVFSKIGAVADGGYAPFDDDRLSMAFSTPNPLTLPWAMDDVVPMLSAAAKGEA; translated from the coding sequence ATGCCCACGCAGTCCGCCCGATCCCCGCTGCGCGCCACCGCACGGCTCCCCCTCATCGCCGCCGCAGCGGCCGCCACCACCCTGATCGCCACCGGGTGCGGCGCCGGCACGACGGACACCGGCCCCGGGTCGGCAAACGGCGACTGGACGCCCGTCACCATCGAACACGCCTTCGGCTCGACCGAGATCGACCGCGCGCCCGAGCGGATCGTCACCGTCGGCTGGTCCGACGAGGCCACGCTGCTGGAGCTCGGCATCGTCCCGGTGGGCATGGCGGCGTCCACCTACGGCGACGAGGACGGCTACCTGCCGTGGGACCTGGAGAAGATCGACGAGCTGGGCGCGGACAAGCCCGAGCTGTTCGGCGCCGACGACGGGATCCCGGCCGAGCAGGTCGCCAACCTCGCCCCCGACCTCATCCTCGGCGTGCAGTCGGGCATGCAGGAGAGCGAATACAAGCAGCTCTCCGAGATCGCGCCGACCGTCCCCTACCTCGGTGAACCGTGGATGACGGACTGGCAGGAGCAGACCCTCGCCATCGGCGAGGCCGTCGGCCGGAAGGACGACGCGCAGCGGATCGTCGACTCGACGACCGAGTACATCGCCGGCCTGGCCGCCGACCACCCCGAGTTCGAGGGCACGACGTTCGCCATGGGCATGCCCATGCTCGACAGCGGCAGCCTCGCGTTCGTGACCGAGGGCGACCAGCGCTACGAGGTCATGAAGCAGCTGGGCTTCACCCCGGCGGACTTCCACGACTCGGCGCTGTCCGTGGAGGACGGCCGGTTCTACGGCCTGCTGAGCCTGGAGGACGCCGACCAGGTCGACGCCGACGTGCTGGTGATGTGGTTCGGCACCGAGAAGGAACGCGGCGACCTGGACGGCAACGACGTCTTCTCCAAGATCGGCGCCGTCGCCGACGGCGGCTACGCCCCCTTCGACGACGACCGGCTCAGCATGGCCTTCTCCACCCCGAACCCGCTCACGCTGCCGTGGGCGATGGACGACGTCGTCCCGATGCTCTCCGCGGCGGCGAAGGGCGAGGCGTAG
- a CDS encoding NUDIX domain-containing protein codes for MTQTQIIVGAAIIRDGALLAAQRSQPEALFGRWELPGGKVDPGEEELDALVRECREELGVDIRPIERINYEVTFPPRNDGSEAVMRVWTAEILDDAEPVALEHLALRWLKSDVLADIDWLPADVPFLDAIRPHLRP; via the coding sequence GTGACACAGACACAGATCATCGTCGGCGCCGCCATCATCCGCGATGGAGCCCTGCTCGCAGCCCAGCGCTCCCAGCCCGAGGCGCTCTTCGGGCGCTGGGAACTCCCCGGCGGCAAGGTCGACCCCGGCGAGGAGGAACTGGACGCGCTCGTCCGCGAGTGCCGCGAGGAGCTGGGCGTCGACATCCGCCCCATCGAGCGCATCAACTACGAGGTGACCTTCCCTCCGCGCAACGACGGCTCCGAGGCGGTCATGCGCGTGTGGACCGCCGAGATCCTCGACGACGCCGAGCCGGTGGCCCTCGAACACCTCGCCCTGCGCTGGCTCAAGTCCGACGTCCTCGCCGACATCGACTGGCTCCCCGCCGACGTCCCCTTCCTCGACGCGATCCGCCCGCACCTGCGGCCCTGA